GGTTATATGTGGGAATCTTTTTAGGAATCTTAATATCCATAGTTATTCCTTATTTAATAGAACGATACGGTAATGGATTTACAGAGGAAAATCAACTTCAATTTGCTTTTACATTTTTAGTCCTTGCTTTAGGAGGTTTTTATTCTGTATTGCAATTTGTGGCTAGCTTACGATTGGATTTAAGAAGTAAAGAAATATGGCTACACTCAACAAGCTCCATTCGGCAGCTTATAGGTGTAAAAATTGTTTTTTCTTTAACAGGATATACAATTTTTAATATTCTTTTTACAGGTATTGCAATCTATTCATTAAGAGCTGCCTTTATAGCCAGCTTTGGACAGGTATTGCTATTGCTAGTATTCGTGGTAGCCATTATTGCATTGTTTCAATTAATGATATTTGTAAGTATTCTTTTATTTTTAGCATTTTATCTGCAAATGAAGTACTTCATCGGTCGTTTTGCTATCGTCCTTATGATGGGAGCCTATTTTGGATGCATCTATCTATGGTTTAGATTTACTGAAAGTATAATATACGTTAAAATTTTCCAACATATAGGTATCTCGTTAAGCTGGCTTGAACAGTATTTGCCAAAATCCAAACTGCCTTCAATGGATATTAGACTTGGCACATTGTATGTAGTGGAGGAACTAGCCCTTACCATTTTGTTCGCATTGCTATTTATCATTGCTACAAAGTGGCTGGAAAAGGTGGTTTTACGATGACACTTGATTTTTCACGTGATAAACCAATCTATAGCCAGCTTGTTGATCGCATTTGTGGAGATGTTTTAAAAGGGAAGTTAGCGCTTGGGGACCGACTTCCTTCTGTTCGAGAGTATGCAGTAGAGACTGGGGTTAATGTCAATACAGTGCAACGTGTATATAAGGAGTTAGAGGCAATGAATATAACGGAAACTAAAAGAGGGCAGGGTACATTTATCACAACGAATGAAGAGCGAATTGTTCTGTTGAGAGAAGCTATGAAAAATCAATTAGCAGATAATTTTTTATTCTCTATTGAAGCACTTGGGTTTTCAAAGGAAGAGATGCTAATTGTTTTGCAAAATAAATCGTGAGGTGAGATAAATGCTACAACTTTCAAATGTTTCTTTTCGTTATATGAAAAAAACAATACTGCAAGACTTGTCTTATTCTTTACCAATTGGACAGATTATTGGCCTAGTTGGAGAAAATGGTAGTGGAAAGTCAACACTTTTAAAGGTATTAGCTGGCTTGTTACTTCCATCAAGCGGTGAGGTTTTACTGAATGGTAACCCAGTTACACGTAGAAGTGCCAATCAGATTGCCTACTTACCAGATACGGATTTATTTTACGATTTTTATACTGGAGAGCAACTATTTCAGTACTATGCCTCTCAATTCGAGGATTTCTCATATGATAAGGCCTGTATCGTTGCAGAGTTTTTGCAGGTCGATAAAAAAATGAGATTAAGGCAGCTATCAAAAGGAAACCGTGGTCGTATGAAGATGGCTGCAACACTTGGGCGAGAGGTCCCGTTTTATTTAATGGATGAGCCGTTCGCTGGGCTTGATCCAATTGTTCGTGAGCAACTCATTAAAGGGCTCATTCAATTTACCGATATGGAACATCAAACAATTCTTTTATCCACCCATGAGCTATATGAGGTAGAGCCGATTTTAGATCAAATCATTTTATTACAAAATGGCTCGATTATTGCACATGAGGAACTTGAAAGGATTCGAGATCTGACGAATACGGATGCTGTGCAATGGATGAAGACCTACTATAAGAAAGGATGAAATCAATGACAACACAACCAATTGTTCAATTGCAAAATTTATCAAAAATCATTCGTGGTAAACAATTAATTTCGCAATTGAATATCGATTTATATCCAGGACAAATTACTGGATTTTTAGGACCAAATGGTGCAGGAAAAACGACGACTATACGTATGATGACAGGGCTTATGCATCCGTCGGAGGGGAAAGTTAT
This genomic stretch from Lysinibacillus pakistanensis harbors:
- a CDS encoding ATP-binding cassette domain-containing protein — protein: MLQLSNVSFRYMKKTILQDLSYSLPIGQIIGLVGENGSGKSTLLKVLAGLLLPSSGEVLLNGNPVTRRSANQIAYLPDTDLFYDFYTGEQLFQYYASQFEDFSYDKACIVAEFLQVDKKMRLRQLSKGNRGRMKMAATLGREVPFYLMDEPFAGLDPIVREQLIKGLIQFTDMEHQTILLSTHELYEVEPILDQIILLQNGSIIAHEELERIRDLTNTDAVQWMKTYYKKG
- a CDS encoding GntR family transcriptional regulator, with protein sequence MTLDFSRDKPIYSQLVDRICGDVLKGKLALGDRLPSVREYAVETGVNVNTVQRVYKELEAMNITETKRGQGTFITTNEERIVLLREAMKNQLADNFLFSIEALGFSKEEMLIVLQNKS